The Sphingopyxis fribergensis genome contains a region encoding:
- the coaBC gene encoding bifunctional phosphopantothenoylcysteine decarboxylase/phosphopantothenate--cysteine ligase CoaBC codes for MSAPRILLIIGGGIAAYKSIELVRLLRKAGYVVRCVITRAGEQFVTPLTLAALSENKAYTNLFDLKDEVEMGHIQLSREADLVVVAPATADLLAKMAAGIADDLATTLLLATDKPVLAAPAMNVRMWLHAATQRNIATLRGDGVTVMEPDEGEMACGEYGPGRLPEPAAIKDAIDAALASAPAPVPLTGQPDFAPANHRPLYGRRILITAGPTHEPIDPVRYIANRSSGKQGFAIAAAAAEAGAEVLLIAGPVPLPTPPGVIRVDVETAVEMAAEVAEGLPVDAAVMVAAVADWRAADTAVQKIKKDGSGAVPPLALAENPDILAGLAKSPDRPKLLIGFAAETNDVIPHAQAKLARKGCDWIVANDVSADPMGGESNRVHIVSKDGVDSWDRLPKQAVARKLMEKIADELDTRAPLERD; via the coding sequence ATGTCCGCTCCGCGCATTCTTTTGATCATCGGCGGCGGCATCGCGGCCTATAAATCGATCGAGCTCGTCCGCCTGCTCCGCAAGGCGGGCTATGTCGTGCGCTGCGTCATCACGCGCGCGGGCGAGCAGTTCGTGACGCCGCTGACGCTCGCCGCGCTTTCCGAAAACAAGGCCTACACCAATCTCTTCGATCTCAAGGACGAGGTCGAGATGGGGCATATCCAGCTCAGCCGCGAGGCCGACCTGGTTGTGGTGGCGCCCGCAACCGCCGATCTGCTCGCCAAGATGGCGGCGGGCATCGCCGACGATCTCGCGACCACCTTGCTGCTGGCGACCGACAAGCCGGTGCTCGCCGCGCCCGCGATGAATGTGCGGATGTGGCTGCACGCCGCGACGCAGCGCAATATTGCGACCTTGCGCGGCGATGGCGTGACGGTGATGGAACCCGACGAGGGTGAAATGGCGTGCGGCGAATATGGTCCAGGACGCCTGCCCGAGCCCGCCGCGATCAAGGATGCGATCGACGCCGCACTAGCCAGCGCGCCGGCCCCGGTTCCACTGACCGGCCAACCCGACTTCGCCCCGGCAAATCACCGCCCGCTCTATGGCCGCCGTATCCTGATCACCGCCGGACCGACGCACGAGCCGATCGATCCGGTGCGCTACATCGCCAATCGGTCGAGCGGGAAGCAGGGTTTTGCCATTGCCGCCGCCGCCGCCGAGGCGGGCGCGGAGGTGCTGCTGATCGCCGGCCCGGTGCCGCTGCCGACACCGCCCGGCGTGATCCGCGTCGATGTCGAGACCGCGGTCGAAATGGCTGCCGAAGTGGCCGAGGGTCTGCCGGTCGATGCGGCGGTCATGGTCGCCGCGGTCGCCGACTGGCGCGCCGCCGACACTGCGGTGCAAAAGATCAAGAAGGACGGCAGCGGCGCAGTTCCGCCGCTCGCCCTCGCCGAAAATCCCGACATCCTCGCCGGCCTCGCCAAATCGCCCGACCGCCCGAAACTGCTCATCGGCTTCGCCGCCGAAACGAACGACGTTATCCCCCACGCGCAGGCCAAGCTCGCGCGCAAGGGGTGCGACTGGATCGTCGCAAACGACGTGTCTGCCGACCCGATGGGGGGCGAGAGCAATCGGGTGCATATCGTTAGCAAAGACGGGGTAGACAGCTGGGACCGGCTGCCCAAACAGGCCGTCGCCCGCAAATTGATGGAAAAGATCGCCGATGAACTCGACACCCGCGCACCGCTTGAAAGAGATTGA